From the Desulfolucanica intricata genome, the window GCTCATTTGTTATGCGTTTATCTCGGAATGTTTCGTTAAAAGCTTTTTGCTTTTGACGAGGTGTTTTTCATCCATCTTACTGTTTAGTTTTCAAAGACCTTGTTTATTAATCGCCGGTTTTGTTCCGGCAAGAAATTATTCTATCAGGTCTTGTCCATTCAGTCAAGAACCAATTTATACCTCTGCTCTCGCGCAACATAGACTATTATAGCAGATTATCTTAATGTAGTCAACAACTATTTTTTGTTTGCCGCCGTCGTTGGCGACGCTTTTTATCATATCGCAAGTTTGCACAATAATCAACAGGTAATTCATGGCAGTTAACGAAAATAGCTTAGCTATCTAAGAAACTACCTTGCCCCCGTCCGGGCGAGTTTTCATTGAACTCGCCCGTCACCCTACTCAATGCGGCCGCATTAAGTAACCTTTTTATTCCACCGGTTTTTTTCATTTAATTAATACCTCCATTTTAACTAATCAGCCCTTTTATTGACCCACTTTTGTTTCTGCCCATTTGTTTTTAATACAGAATTATTATTTCTTTGGGTTTTCAAAAGACGACTAACTTAAAATATAAAATTAACTCCGGAGTTTTTTATTTTAATCAGTTAATTGTTTAATAAGGTACGTACCTGAGAGGAAGGAATAATATTCTTTTGAATGTAGGCCCTCGTACTAACAAGTTAATAACTTGTCCATTCATAGAAAACCATAAATTTAGGTTTTGTATAACTAAGCCTGTATTAATAACAGTAGCACCGGTAGCAGCTAAAAGAAAAGATAGTCCTAAATGAAAAGTCCTTTTAAATTTCATGTTAAATGTTTTATGCCCCTTCCTGTAAAATATCTAACATATGCAAAGCCAGCTCCCGACGGTCAACATTAACGGTTGCTTCATTTTTTATTAACAAAAGAGCTCTGACAAGGTCACTTTGCCTGACCATATCTAAAAGTTTATATTTAAGTTTAAACTTTTCCCTTTCCGAGAGTATTTGTTTTAGCTCTTGAGGGTAAAATACCGGTGCTAAACAAATACTGCTGCTATTAATTATGAAGACACTTTTACACTCGCCTAACTTACAAAACCAGGCCCGTGAAATTCCTTTATACCGCTGTCTTTCATATTCTTCCGGGTCCAAAACCAGACAATTAATACCTTTAATTCTAGCGAAGGTATACATTTTGTTAACTCCCTGATTACTTAATTTATGCTTACCGGGTCAGTTTTCTTGAACCATTTTATTAAGCCATATTATTATATTAATGCAGCTTGCCAATCTTTATTTATTTTCCACCGTTTTACAAGCTGTGGCTTTAATGGCATAACTGCTGTCGGCTTTCTCTTATATTTTATAATCCAACCCTCAGCAAACCCACCCGCCACCCTTTTCTTCCCTTTTTAACAGATCCCATATTCGCCCTCCCTTAATTGGAATTTATTGTAAATAATAACATATGAGTGCAACAATTATTAATCGCGATTTTAGGCTAAAAATAACAATGAGCTTTAAATAGCTCATTGTCCCTTCTTGTTAGACAACCATATTTAATTTTGTATCAAATTTTTTCTAATAATATTTGAAGTCTTGACTAAAATATGTTATTATAACTACAACCTATATACATTATGTACATAGTTACCGTATAGACATACGCTAATTAATTAACTGGAAAGGAGGTATATAGCACCGGCTTTACCGGCTCATTCGCTACATACACCACGAGAATTTGAAAAAACTTTTCCTGACAGAGAGGAGGGTTCTTTAGTATGTTTTTCCCCGTTTCAGGAGTGGAAATTAACCCCCTAATACCGCCGCTGGTTGCCTTTATGGTTTCGTCTGTAACAGCTTCCGCCGGTGTTTCCGGGGCATTTTTACTCCTTCCTTTTCAAATGAGCGTCTTACATTACACAAGCCCTTCAGTTAGTCCAACAAACTTAATTTATAATATAGTTGCAATTCCCGGCGGACTTTACAGGTTTATTAAAGAGCGCCGTATGGCCTGGCCCTTAACCTGGGTGGTTGTGGTAGGAACACTGCCCGGTGTATTTTTCGGCTCCTGGATAAGAATTAGCTATCTTCCGGATCCCAAAGCTTTTAAGGTTTTTGTCGGCCTGGTACTTTTATATCTGGGAGTCAGGTTAATTTTTGAATTTACAGGTAAATCTAAAAATCAAAAGGCACAAAATAAGGCTTTACAGCAGAAATTTAAGGAACGCATGGAACAAGTGAAGGCCGAAACCAATCAAAAGATCGCAGCCGGCCTGCCTGCCGACGCCATTGTCAAAACCAAAACATTTTCGCTTAAAAAAATCGAATATGATTTCTGGGGAGAAACTTATTCCTTCAGTACAATATCCATTTTTACTCTGGCACTGGTTGTTGGTCTCATCGGAGGAATCTATGGTATAGGGGGTGGAGCCATTATCGCTCCCTTCTGTGTATCAATTCTGGGTCTGCCCGTTTACACGGTGGCCGGAGCCGCACTGGCAGGAACCTTTATAACTTCCGTTGCCGGAGTAATCTTTTATTCTATCCTCGCAGCAACTTCAGTGGGTGCCGCCACTAATGTAGCACCCGATTGGCTGCTTGGTGCCTTATTCGGTGTTGGTGGTTTGTTAGGAACATATTGCGGTGCCTATATTCAAAAATACCTCAAGGAAAACATCGTTAAGGCTATCATGGCGGCCCTGATACTATTCCTGGCCCTCAGCTATATTTTACAATATTTCTTTTAATAATTTGCTTTAAGGTACGGGTTGGATTTCCCGTGCCTTAAACATTACAATCTAAAGGTGGTGCAGATGAGTAAAGACGAAAGTGTAAATATTCCTTTGGAGAAATTGACCTACCCGGCTATCCTGCTGCTTTTAGCTCAAGCCCCGGCTCACGGGTACGATATCATTCAACGCCTTAACCTTTTGGAGTATATTGAAGGGGAGTTAGAAGCAGCAACTGTGTATAGAATCTTAAGACGCATGGAAAAGGACGGTATTATAGTTTCGAAGTGGGAACATGGTGAATTCGGGCCAGCCCGCAGAAAATACAAAATTACTCGGCAGGGCCTGCATCTAATGGATGAGTGGGCTTTAGGACTCAGATTGAGAAGTCGTCAGATTGAATTATTTCTTAATTCTTATAATGAATTCATAAAAGTAAAAAAGCCCGATTGTAATGAATAAAGAAGATTAAGA encodes:
- a CDS encoding sulfite exporter TauE/SafE family protein; translation: MFFPVSGVEINPLIPPLVAFMVSSVTASAGVSGAFLLLPFQMSVLHYTSPSVSPTNLIYNIVAIPGGLYRFIKERRMAWPLTWVVVVGTLPGVFFGSWIRISYLPDPKAFKVFVGLVLLYLGVRLIFEFTGKSKNQKAQNKALQQKFKERMEQVKAETNQKIAAGLPADAIVKTKTFSLKKIEYDFWGETYSFSTISIFTLALVVGLIGGIYGIGGGAIIAPFCVSILGLPVYTVAGAALAGTFITSVAGVIFYSILAATSVGAATNVAPDWLLGALFGVGGLLGTYCGAYIQKYLKENIVKAIMAALILFLALSYILQYFF
- a CDS encoding PadR family transcriptional regulator, yielding MSKDESVNIPLEKLTYPAILLLLAQAPAHGYDIIQRLNLLEYIEGELEAATVYRILRRMEKDGIIVSKWEHGEFGPARRKYKITRQGLHLMDEWALGLRLRSRQIELFLNSYNEFIKVKKPDCNE